From the genome of Dehalococcoidia bacterium, one region includes:
- a CDS encoding type II toxin-antitoxin system HicA family toxin, protein MKLPRDIDGEELARVLDKYGYKITRQTGSHIRLTSAIKGAEHHITIPSHNPLKIGTLSSILNEVAAYLEMDRKTLIEKLF, encoded by the coding sequence GTGAAGCTCCCCAGGGACATCGACGGCGAGGAACTGGCCCGGGTACTCGATAAGTACGGATATAAGATAACGCGGCAAACGGGCAGTCACATAAGGCTGACCTCTGCTATAAAAGGCGCGGAACACCACATTACGATCCCCTCACACAACCCACTGAAGATCGGCACTCTCAGCAGCATATTGAATGAAGTTGCCGCCTATCTTGAGATGGATAGAAAAACCCTCATCGAAAAGCTGTTCTAG
- a CDS encoding SRPBCC family protein: protein MARIEESVEIKRPVEKVFAYTIDAKDWSKWLSFIPEAEQTSQGPISVGTTFKGSSRLIGHTNNWTAKTVECEPNKSFGADTTGPGIIMKEHYTYSSVNGGTKFTIVYDIRMFGLYKLSSLMVISNMRKELKNSLINLKSILEAQA from the coding sequence ATGGCAAGGATCGAAGAGAGCGTGGAGATAAAGCGTCCGGTCGAAAAGGTGTTCGCCTATACGATTGATGCAAAGGATTGGTCAAAATGGCTTTCATTTATACCGGAAGCAGAGCAAACGTCTCAGGGTCCCATAAGTGTCGGCACCACATTCAAAGGGAGCAGCCGCTTGATAGGCCACACTAACAATTGGACAGCAAAGACCGTGGAATGCGAGCCAAATAAGAGCTTTGGTGCAGATACTACCGGCCCGGGCATTATCATGAAAGAGCACTACACCTATAGCTCCGTGAATGGAGGCACAAAGTTTACCATCGTGTACGATATAAGAATGTTCGGGCTCTACAAGCTGTCATCGCTAATGGTGATAAGCAACATGCGCAAGGAGTTAAAGAATAGCCTCATCAACTTGAAAAGCATTCTTGAGGCGCAGGCATAG
- a CDS encoding TIGR04255 family protein — MAKPRHLEKAPITEAVIDFRANLTRDFNLDKISSLKEELFNEYPNCKPIKVNEFIFGLEGDQPIKKNLEQLVGYRLETQDGKNVAQFRLDGFTFSRLAPYTEWKKVFGEARRLWEIYVAKASPESVTRIATRYINQLRLPFSTSDFSQYLTVPPIIPDTLPRITNFLIRVSICEPASDIKANITQAFQMGTDPSDHVIIILDIDAFKTGSFVVTESGMWDTFEALRNMKNRIFFEMITEDTARLYEV, encoded by the coding sequence ATGGCAAAGCCGAGACATTTAGAAAAAGCACCTATCACAGAGGCTGTGATTGATTTCCGTGCCAATTTAACCCGTGACTTCAACCTTGATAAAATTAGCTCGCTAAAAGAAGAATTATTCAACGAATACCCCAATTGTAAACCAATAAAAGTCAATGAGTTCATATTCGGTTTGGAGGGGGATCAGCCTATCAAGAAAAACCTTGAGCAACTAGTTGGTTACCGTCTTGAGACACAAGACGGTAAGAACGTTGCTCAATTCCGATTAGATGGATTTACCTTCAGCCGCCTAGCACCATATACAGAATGGAAGAAGGTTTTTGGTGAAGCAAGACGACTTTGGGAAATCTATGTAGCTAAAGCATCTCCAGAATCAGTAACAAGAATAGCCACACGGTATATTAATCAATTGCGCCTCCCTTTTTCAACTAGCGACTTTTCACAGTATCTCACGGTTCCACCAATAATACCCGATACGCTTCCCAGAATAACGAATTTCCTTATTAGAGTCAGTATATGCGAACCAGCGTCAGATATTAAGGCAAATATAACCCAGGCATTTCAGATGGGTACTGATCCTAGTGACCATGTTATAATTATCCTAGATATAGATGCCTTTAAAACAGGTAGTTTTGTTGTAACTGAATCTGGAATGTGGGATACATTCGAAGCTCTACGTAATATGAAGAATCGCATCTTCTTTGAAATGATAACTGAAGATACAGCGAGGTTATATGAAGTGTAA
- a CDS encoding 2-oxoisovalerate dehydrogenase, with protein sequence MDKEIIFLVEEDPEGGFTAKALDHGIFTEAESLEELKAMTQDAVRCHFDKTHKPPIIRLHIVKDEVIPA encoded by the coding sequence ATGGATAAGGAAATAATATTCCTGGTTGAAGAAGACCCCGAAGGCGGATTCACCGCTAAGGCTCTTGACCACGGCATCTTCACCGAGGCGGAGAGTTTGGAAGAGCTTAAAGCGATGACACAGGATGCCGTTCGCTGCCACTTCGATAAAACGCACAAACCGCCGATTATTCGTCTGCACATCGTTAAGGACGAGGTCATTCCGGCGTGA